In the Mycolicibacterium thermoresistibile genome, one interval contains:
- a CDS encoding UDP-N-acetylmuramoyl-tripeptide--D-alanyl-D-alanine ligase encodes MIELSIAEIADITGGRLSDITAEQAAATKVTGTVEFDSRKVTPGGLFLALPGARSDGHDHAADAVAAGAVAVLAARPVGVPAIVVDPEPTDTSSGAGVLEHDTDGSGAAVLAALGRLARAVADELVAGGLRIVGVTGSSGKTSTKDLLAAVLAPLGSVVAPPGSFNNELGHPWTVLRADRDTDYLVLEMSARHRGNIAALAEIAPPSVGVVLNVGTAHLGEFGSRDAIAATKAELAEAVPSTGLVVLNADDPAVAAMAERTAARVVRVAQDPGERQVDVWAERVSLDELARPRFTLRTPDGAVEVALTVHGEHQVSNALAAAAVALHCGATLEQVVAALAGAGPASPRRMQVSTRSDGVTVINDAYNANPDSMRAALKSLVWMAKAGGRAGGPPRRSWAVLGEMAELGDDAITEHDNIGRLAVRLDVSRLIVVGTGRAMSAMHHGAVMEGSWGAESTMVSDADAALRLLRSELQAGDVVLVKASNAAGLGALADALAAESGDTGR; translated from the coding sequence ATGATCGAGCTGAGCATCGCCGAGATCGCCGACATCACCGGCGGCCGGCTGTCCGACATCACCGCCGAACAGGCGGCCGCGACCAAGGTGACCGGCACCGTCGAATTCGACTCCCGGAAGGTGACGCCGGGCGGGCTGTTCCTGGCGTTGCCCGGCGCCCGCTCCGACGGCCACGACCACGCCGCCGACGCGGTGGCCGCCGGAGCCGTCGCGGTGCTGGCGGCCCGGCCGGTCGGGGTGCCGGCCATCGTCGTCGACCCCGAGCCCACCGACACCTCGAGCGGGGCCGGTGTGCTCGAACACGACACCGACGGTTCGGGCGCGGCGGTGCTGGCGGCGCTGGGCCGGCTGGCCCGCGCGGTGGCCGACGAACTCGTCGCCGGGGGGCTGAGGATCGTCGGGGTCACCGGATCGTCGGGCAAGACCTCCACCAAGGATCTGCTGGCCGCGGTGCTGGCCCCGCTGGGGTCGGTGGTGGCTCCGCCCGGCTCGTTCAACAACGAACTGGGCCACCCGTGGACGGTGCTGCGGGCCGACCGCGACACCGACTACCTGGTGCTGGAGATGTCGGCTCGCCACCGCGGCAACATCGCGGCGCTGGCCGAGATCGCGCCGCCGTCGGTGGGTGTGGTGCTCAACGTCGGCACCGCCCACCTCGGTGAGTTCGGCTCCCGCGACGCCATCGCCGCCACCAAGGCCGAACTGGCCGAAGCCGTTCCATCCACCGGCCTGGTGGTGCTCAACGCCGACGACCCGGCGGTGGCCGCGATGGCCGAGCGGACCGCGGCCCGGGTGGTGAGGGTGGCGCAGGACCCGGGGGAGCGTCAGGTGGACGTGTGGGCCGAGCGGGTGTCGCTGGACGAACTGGCCCGGCCCCGGTTCACCCTGCGCACCCCCGACGGCGCGGTGGAGGTCGCGCTGACGGTGCACGGTGAGCATCAGGTGTCCAACGCCCTGGCCGCGGCCGCGGTGGCCCTGCACTGTGGGGCCACCCTGGAGCAGGTGGTCGCCGCGCTGGCGGGCGCGGGCCCGGCCTCGCCACGCCGGATGCAGGTCAGCACCCGCAGCGACGGGGTCACCGTGATCAACGACGCCTACAACGCCAACCCCGACTCGATGCGGGCGGCGCTGAAATCGCTGGTCTGGATGGCCAAGGCGGGCGGACGCGCGGGCGGGCCGCCGCGCCGCAGCTGGGCGGTGCTGGGGGAGATGGCCGAGCTCGGCGACGACGCGATAACCGAACACGACAACATCGGCCGGTTGGCGGTGCGCTTAGATGTCTCTCGACTCATCGTGGTTGGAACCGGGAGGGCTATGAGCGCGATGCACCACGGCGCGGTCATGGAGGGATCGTGGGGCGCCGAGTCGACCATGGTCTCCGATGCCGACGCCGCACTGCGGCTGCTGCGATCCGAACTGCAGGCCGGTGACGTCGTGCTGGTCAAGGCCTCCAACGCGGCGGGGCTGGGCGCGCTGGCCGACGCCCTGGCCGCGGAATCGGGGGACACCGGTCGATGA
- the murD gene encoding UDP-N-acetylmuramoyl-L-alanine--D-glutamate ligase gives MTAGLAPLEPGAAVLVVGAGITGRAVLAALAPFDVRATLCDDNPAALAPHADRGVAVLDPAAAENRIGDFALVVTSPGLPPTAPVLVAAAAAGVPVWGDVELAWRLDAAGRFGAPRRWLVVTGTNGKTTTTSMLQAMLLADGRRSALCGNIGNPVLDVLTEPVDLFAVELSSFQLHWAPSVRPYAGVVLNIAEDHLDWHGSLTAYAQAKARVLGGTVAVAGVDDPMAARLLAAAAAPRKVGFRLGAPAADELGVADGMLVDRAFADGLPLVAVDRIPVAGPVGILDALGAAALARAVGVAAESIAAGLTAFEVGRHRAELIATAGGISYVDDSKATNPHAAAASIAAHPRVVWIAGGLLKGAAVDELVAEVADRLAGVVLIGRDREIIAQALSRHAPEVPVVSVVTGDDSGMQATAGAPVNAVTRVVEATEPIGPAVMTAAVAAARALASPGDTVLLAPAGASFDQFSGYADRGDAFAAAVRAAIR, from the coding sequence ATGACCGCCGGGCTCGCGCCGCTGGAGCCGGGCGCGGCCGTGCTCGTCGTCGGCGCCGGCATCACCGGCCGGGCGGTCCTGGCCGCGTTGGCGCCGTTCGACGTGCGGGCCACACTCTGTGACGACAATCCGGCGGCGCTGGCCCCGCACGCCGACCGCGGGGTGGCGGTGCTCGACCCGGCCGCCGCCGAGAACCGGATCGGCGATTTCGCGCTCGTGGTCACCAGCCCCGGACTGCCGCCGACGGCGCCGGTGCTGGTGGCCGCCGCGGCGGCCGGGGTGCCGGTGTGGGGTGATGTCGAGCTGGCCTGGCGGCTGGACGCCGCGGGCCGGTTCGGCGCGCCGCGCCGCTGGCTGGTGGTCACCGGAACCAACGGCAAGACCACCACCACGTCGATGCTGCAGGCCATGCTGCTGGCCGACGGCCGCCGCAGCGCGCTGTGCGGCAACATCGGCAACCCGGTGCTGGACGTCCTGACCGAACCCGTCGACCTGTTCGCGGTGGAGCTGTCCAGTTTCCAGCTGCACTGGGCGCCCTCGGTGCGCCCGTACGCCGGGGTGGTGCTCAACATCGCCGAGGACCATCTGGACTGGCACGGCTCGCTCACCGCCTACGCGCAGGCCAAGGCGCGGGTGCTGGGCGGGACGGTAGCGGTGGCCGGGGTGGACGATCCGATGGCCGCGCGACTGCTGGCCGCGGCGGCGGCGCCGCGCAAGGTCGGGTTCCGGCTCGGGGCGCCCGCCGCGGATGAGCTCGGGGTGGCCGACGGCATGCTGGTGGACCGGGCGTTCGCCGACGGGCTGCCGCTGGTGGCGGTCGACCGCATCCCGGTCGCCGGGCCGGTCGGAATCCTCGACGCGCTGGGCGCCGCGGCGCTGGCCCGCGCCGTCGGGGTGGCGGCCGAGTCGATCGCCGCCGGGCTGACGGCGTTCGAGGTCGGCCGGCACCGCGCCGAGCTGATCGCCACCGCCGGCGGCATCAGCTACGTCGACGACTCCAAGGCGACCAATCCGCACGCGGCGGCCGCGTCGATCGCCGCCCACCCACGGGTGGTGTGGATCGCCGGCGGCCTGCTCAAGGGCGCGGCGGTGGACGAACTGGTCGCCGAGGTGGCGGACCGGCTGGCCGGGGTGGTGCTGATCGGTCGGGATCGCGAAATCATTGCCCAAGCGTTATCGCGACACGCCCCCGAGGTTCCCGTCGTCTCGGTGGTGACGGGGGACGATTCTGGGATGCAAGCGACAGCTGGGGCACCTGTTAATGCTGTGACTCGTGTTGTTGAGGCCACGGAACCGATCGGGCCGGCCGTGATGACCGCGGCGGTGGCCGCCGCCCGGGCGCTGGCGAGCCCCGGTGACACTGTGCTATTGGCGCCGGCCGGCGCATCGTTTGACCAGTTCAGCGGGTATGCGGACCGAGGCGATGCGTTCGCTGCCGCGGTCCGTGCGGCCATCCGGTAG
- a CDS encoding peptidoglycan D,D-transpeptidase FtsI family protein: MSRAKRQAGQRGEGRSARARRTRQIVTETGAQTASFVFRHRIGNAVIFLVLVVVAAQLFNLQVPRAPALRAEAAGQLKVTDVEPAMRGAIVDRDFDKLAFTIESRALTFQPQRIRKQLVEAKEKKSDAPEPADRLTEIAHGVAEKLNHKPDATSLLKKLMSNETFVYLARAVDPAVASEITREFPEVGSERQDLRQYPGGSLAANIIGGIDWDGHGLLGLEDALDAVLAGTDGSITYDRGSDGVVIPGSYRNRHEAVDGSTVQLTIDDDIQFHVQQQVQLAKDASGAKNVSAVVLDARTAEVLAMANDNTFDPSQDIGRQGDRQMGNLPVTSPFEPGSVQKLVTAATAIEDGLTTPDEVHHVPGSIHMGGVTVGDAWEHGVMPYTTTGIFGKSSNVGTLMLAQRIGPERYYEMLRKFGLGQRTGVGLPGESAGLLPPIDQWSGSTFSNLPIGQGLSMTLLQMAAMYQTIANDGVRVPPRIVKATIAPDGTRTEEPRPEGVRVVSAETARIVRDMFRAVVQRDPRGIQQGTGPQAAVEGFQIAGKTGTAQQINPACGCYYSDVYWITFAGIATADNPRYVIGVMMDAPHRAADGSPGSSAAPLFHNIASWLLRRENVPLSPDPGPPLLLQAT; this comes from the coding sequence ATGAGCCGCGCGAAACGTCAGGCCGGACAGCGCGGGGAGGGCCGTTCGGCCCGGGCCCGGCGCACCCGGCAGATCGTCACCGAAACCGGCGCGCAGACCGCGTCGTTCGTCTTCCGGCACCGCATCGGCAACGCGGTCATCTTCCTGGTGCTGGTCGTCGTCGCCGCTCAGCTGTTCAACCTGCAGGTGCCGCGGGCGCCGGCACTGCGGGCCGAGGCGGCCGGTCAGCTCAAGGTCACCGATGTGGAACCGGCGATGCGCGGCGCCATCGTCGACCGCGACTTCGACAAGCTGGCGTTCACCATCGAGTCGCGGGCGCTGACGTTCCAGCCGCAGCGCATCCGCAAACAACTCGTCGAGGCCAAGGAGAAGAAGTCCGACGCGCCCGAACCGGCGGACCGGCTCACCGAGATAGCCCACGGCGTCGCGGAGAAGCTGAACCACAAACCGGACGCCACCTCGTTGCTCAAGAAGCTGATGAGCAACGAGACGTTCGTGTATCTGGCCCGCGCCGTCGATCCCGCGGTCGCCTCCGAGATCACCAGGGAATTCCCCGAAGTCGGCTCGGAGCGCCAGGATCTGCGGCAGTATCCGGGCGGATCGCTGGCCGCCAACATCATCGGCGGCATCGACTGGGACGGCCACGGGCTGCTCGGGCTGGAGGACGCCCTGGACGCGGTGCTGGCCGGCACCGACGGTTCGATCACCTACGATCGCGGCTCCGACGGCGTGGTGATCCCGGGCAGCTACCGCAACCGGCACGAGGCGGTGGACGGCTCCACCGTGCAGCTGACCATCGACGACGACATCCAGTTCCACGTCCAGCAGCAGGTGCAGCTGGCCAAGGACGCTTCCGGCGCCAAGAACGTCTCGGCGGTGGTGCTGGACGCCAGAACCGCCGAGGTGCTGGCGATGGCGAACGACAACACCTTCGATCCGTCCCAGGACATCGGCCGCCAGGGCGATCGTCAGATGGGCAATCTGCCGGTCACCTCACCGTTCGAGCCCGGCTCGGTGCAGAAGCTGGTCACCGCCGCCACCGCCATCGAGGACGGGCTGACCACGCCCGACGAGGTGCATCACGTGCCCGGATCCATCCACATGGGCGGGGTCACCGTCGGCGACGCCTGGGAACACGGCGTGATGCCCTACACCACCACCGGGATCTTCGGGAAGTCCTCCAACGTCGGCACCCTGATGCTGGCCCAGCGGATCGGCCCGGAGCGGTACTACGAGATGCTGCGCAAATTCGGGCTGGGTCAACGCACCGGTGTCGGGCTGCCCGGGGAGAGCGCCGGCCTGCTGCCGCCGATCGATCAGTGGTCCGGCAGCACCTTCTCCAACCTGCCCATCGGCCAGGGCCTTTCGATGACGCTGCTGCAGATGGCCGCGATGTACCAGACCATCGCCAACGACGGGGTGCGGGTTCCGCCGCGCATCGTCAAGGCCACCATCGCCCCCGACGGCACCCGCACCGAGGAACCGCGACCCGAAGGGGTGCGGGTGGTGTCGGCGGAGACCGCGCGCATCGTGCGCGACATGTTCCGTGCCGTGGTGCAGCGCGACCCGCGCGGCATCCAACAGGGCACCGGCCCGCAGGCCGCGGTGGAGGGATTCCAGATCGCCGGGAAGACCGGCACCGCCCAGCAGATCAACCCGGCCTGCGGCTGCTACTACAGCGACGTGTACTGGATCACCTTCGCCGGTATCGCGACGGCGGACAACCCGCGGTACGTCATCGGGGTCATGATGGACGCACCGCACCGCGCCGCCGACGGCTCACCCGGATCCTCGGCCGCGCCGCTGTTCCACAACATCGCCTCCTGGCTGTTGCGCCGGGAGAACGTCCCGCTGTCACCGGATCCTGGTCCGCCGCTGCTGCTGCAAGCCACCTGA
- the mraY gene encoding phospho-N-acetylmuramoyl-pentapeptide-transferase gives MRQILIAAGIALAVSILLTPALIRLFTRQGFGHEIREDGPPSHHKKRGTPSMGGVAILAGMWASYLGTHLVGIALDGRGPSASGLLVLGLATALGLVGFIDDLIKIRRARNLGLNKTAKTVGILLAAVAFGVLALQFRNADGLTPGAAELSYVREIATVTMPYLVFVLFCVLVISAWSNAVNFTDGLDGLAAGAMAMVCAAYVLITFWQYRNACATSPDLGCYNVRDPLDLAIVAAATAGACIGFLWWNAAPAKIFMGDTGSLALGGIIAGLSVTSRTEILAIVLGALFVAEVTSVVVQILVFRTTGRRVFRMAPFHHHFELVGWAETTVIIRFWLLTAIACGLGVALFYGEWLTTVGA, from the coding sequence ATGAGGCAGATTCTCATCGCCGCCGGCATCGCGCTGGCGGTGTCGATCCTGCTCACCCCGGCGCTGATCAGACTGTTCACCCGCCAGGGCTTCGGCCACGAGATCCGCGAGGACGGCCCGCCGAGCCACCACAAGAAGCGGGGCACCCCGTCGATGGGCGGGGTGGCGATCCTGGCCGGGATGTGGGCCAGCTACCTGGGCACCCACCTGGTCGGCATCGCGCTGGACGGCCGCGGCCCGTCCGCCTCCGGGCTGCTGGTGCTGGGCCTGGCCACCGCGCTGGGGCTGGTCGGCTTCATCGACGATCTGATCAAGATCCGCCGCGCCCGCAACCTCGGGCTGAACAAGACCGCCAAGACCGTCGGCATTCTGCTGGCGGCGGTGGCGTTCGGGGTGCTGGCGCTGCAGTTCCGCAACGCCGACGGGCTCACCCCCGGCGCCGCCGAACTGTCCTATGTGCGCGAAATCGCCACGGTCACCATGCCCTACCTGGTGTTCGTGCTGTTCTGCGTGCTGGTGATCAGCGCCTGGTCCAACGCGGTGAACTTCACCGACGGGCTGGACGGGCTGGCCGCCGGGGCGATGGCGATGGTGTGCGCCGCCTATGTGCTCATCACCTTCTGGCAGTACCGCAACGCCTGCGCCACCAGCCCCGATCTGGGCTGCTACAACGTGCGCGATCCGCTGGATCTGGCGATCGTCGCCGCCGCCACCGCCGGGGCGTGTATCGGGTTCCTGTGGTGGAACGCCGCACCGGCGAAGATCTTCATGGGCGACACCGGATCGCTGGCGCTGGGCGGCATCATCGCCGGCCTGTCGGTGACCAGCCGCACCGAGATCCTGGCGATCGTGCTGGGCGCGCTGTTCGTCGCCGAGGTCACCTCGGTGGTGGTGCAGATCCTGGTGTTCCGCACCACCGGCCGGCGGGTGTTCCGGATGGCGCCGTTCCACCACCACTTCGAACTGGTCGGCTGGGCCGAGACCACGGTGATCATCCGGTTCTGGCTGCTCACCGCGATCGCCTGCGGGCTGGGGGTGGCGCTGTTCTACGGCGAGTGGCTCACCACCGTCGGAGCGTGA
- a CDS encoding UDP-N-acetylmuramoyl-L-alanyl-D-glutamate--2,6-diaminopimelate ligase, translating to MNLRPSDPVGASLRHLAEQVHAVPIGSVEVPDLHISGITLRSQDARRGDLFAALAGASAHGADHAADAVARGAVAVLTDSAGATRLDGTVPAPVLVHPNPRTVLGELAATVYGRPADRLRVIGITGTSGKTTTAYLVEAGLRAADRVPGLIGTVGVRIDGMDEPSALTTPEAPDLQALLAVMADRGVDTVVMEVSSHALSLHRVDGVRFAVGGFTNLSRDHLDFHPTMADYFAAKARLFDPQAPTCAERSVICIDDEAGRAMLAGAHRPVSVSATGQRADWVAEDVRFAGPTAQDFTAVDPAGVRHRLRVGLPGRFNIANCLLAVALLDAVGVSPAQAAPGLRTATVPGRLEPVDRGQDFLALVDYAHKPGALSAVLDSLRASATGRLAVVFGAGGNRDPGKREEMGRVAAERADLVVVTDDNPRDEDPAAIRAAIVAGAKSVAGQAQIVEIADRREAIDHAVRWAGAGDVVLIAGKGHESGQTRGGQTRPFDDRAELAAALVART from the coding sequence ATGAACTTGCGTCCCAGCGATCCGGTCGGCGCCTCCCTGCGGCATCTCGCCGAACAGGTGCACGCGGTGCCGATCGGCTCGGTCGAGGTTCCCGATCTCCACATCAGCGGTATCACCCTGCGCAGCCAGGACGCCCGCCGGGGTGATCTGTTCGCCGCCCTGGCCGGCGCCAGCGCGCACGGCGCCGATCACGCCGCCGATGCGGTGGCGCGCGGCGCGGTCGCGGTGCTCACCGACAGCGCCGGCGCGACCCGGCTCGACGGCACCGTGCCGGCGCCGGTCCTGGTGCACCCCAACCCGCGCACCGTGCTCGGCGAGCTCGCCGCCACCGTCTACGGTCGGCCGGCCGACCGGCTGCGCGTCATCGGCATCACCGGCACGTCCGGGAAGACCACCACCGCCTACCTCGTCGAGGCCGGGCTGCGCGCCGCCGACCGGGTGCCGGGGCTGATCGGCACGGTGGGGGTGCGGATCGACGGCATGGACGAACCGAGCGCGCTCACCACGCCCGAAGCCCCCGACCTGCAGGCGTTGCTGGCGGTGATGGCCGACCGCGGGGTGGACACCGTGGTGATGGAGGTGTCCAGCCACGCCCTGAGCCTGCACCGGGTGGACGGGGTGCGGTTCGCGGTCGGCGGGTTCACCAACCTGTCCCGCGACCACCTCGACTTCCACCCGACCATGGCCGACTACTTCGCCGCCAAGGCCCGGCTGTTCGATCCCCAGGCACCCACCTGCGCCGAGAGATCGGTGATCTGCATCGACGACGAGGCGGGCCGGGCCATGCTGGCCGGGGCGCACCGGCCGGTGTCGGTGAGCGCCACCGGGCAGCGGGCGGACTGGGTCGCCGAGGACGTCCGGTTCGCCGGGCCGACGGCCCAGGACTTCACCGCCGTCGACCCGGCCGGGGTGCGGCACCGGCTGCGGGTCGGGCTGCCCGGCCGGTTCAACATCGCCAACTGTCTGCTTGCGGTGGCGCTGCTGGACGCGGTGGGGGTGTCACCCGCCCAGGCCGCTCCGGGCCTGCGCACCGCAACCGTGCCGGGCCGGCTGGAACCGGTGGACCGGGGTCAGGACTTTCTCGCGCTCGTGGACTACGCGCACAAACCCGGAGCGCTGAGCGCGGTGCTGGACAGCCTGCGGGCGTCGGCCACCGGCCGGCTGGCGGTGGTGTTCGGCGCCGGCGGCAACCGCGATCCGGGCAAACGGGAGGAGATGGGACGAGTGGCTGCCGAACGGGCAGACCTGGTCGTGGTCACCGATGACAATCCGCGGGACGAGGACCCGGCGGCGATCCGCGCGGCGATCGTGGCGGGTGCCAAATCCGTTGCCGGACAAGCGCAGATCGTCGAGATCGCGGACCGCCGGGAGGCGATCGACCATGCGGTGCGGTGGGCCGGCGCCGGGGACGTCGTGCTGATCGCCGGCAAGGGGCACGAGAGCGGGCAGACCCGCGGTGGGCAGACCCGCCCCTTCGACGACCGGGCCGAGCTGGCGGCGGCGCTGGTGGCGCGCACATGA